The Acanthopagrus latus isolate v.2019 chromosome 6, fAcaLat1.1, whole genome shotgun sequence genome includes a region encoding these proteins:
- the LOC119020762 gene encoding bone morphogenetic protein 7-like, with product MVTGALETLVIVLSWGYCVLSTQVAFSNFSVDNDVRSSFMQRRLRSQERREMQREILSILGLPHRPRPHVHTKHNAAPMFMLDLYNTISADPEPPGYSYYKPDLPHQVSPMVTPQESRFLDDADTVMSFVNLVDQDQDLLYQQHRREFRFDLSRIPEGEAVTAAEFRIYKEFIQEHNENETFRVSVYQVLQEPPNSEVELLLLDQREVWAAEEGWLAFDLTATSNLWLVDPEQNLGLHLVLEDSHGQRRNPRLAGLVISSGPQEKQPFMVAFFRANEVRFRSIRSAHGHKGRQSNRSKPQRTVQDALKAVEAATGNLGLSKEGCKKHELYVSFRDLGWQDWIIAPEGYAAYYCEGECAFPLNSYMNATNHAIVQTLVHFINPETVPKPCCAPTQLHGISVLYFDDSSNVILKKYRNMVVRACGCH from the exons ATGGTGACAGGCGCCTTGGAGACGCTAGTGATCGTCCTGTCGTGGGGTTACTGCGTGCTGTCCACGCAGGTCGCCTTCTCCAACTTCTCCGTGGACAACGACGTGCGCTCCAGCTTCATGCAGCGGCGGCTGCGGAGCCAAGAGCGCAGGGAGATGCAGCGGGAGATCCTCTCCATCCTCGGGCTGCCGCACCGCCCGCGGCCGCACGTTCACACCAAACACAACGCCGCCCCGATGTTCATGCTGGACCTGTACAACACCATCTCTGCAGACCCGGAGCCGCCCGGGTACTCTTACTACAAGCCCGATCTGCCTCACCAGGTGTCCCCGATGGTGACCCCGCAGGAGAGCCGCTTCCTGGATGACGCAGACACGGTGATGAGTTTTGTCAATCTCG TTGATCAGGATCAGGACCTTCTGtaccagcagcacagaagagaaTTTCGATTTGACCTTTCCCGTATCCCAGAGGGAGaggctgtcacagcagcagagtttagGATTTATAAAGAGTTCATCCAGGAACACAACGAGAACGAGACTTTCAGAGTCAGTGTCTACCAGGTCCTGCAGGAGCCTCCGAACAG TGAAGTGGAGCTCTTGCTGTTGGACCAGCGAGAGGTGTGGGCGGCCGAGGAGGGCTGGCTGGCCTTTGACCTGACGGCCACCAGTAACCTCTGGCTGGTTGACCCCGAGCAGAACCTCGGCCTGCACCTGGTCCTGGAGGACAGCCACG GCCAGAGGAGGAACCCCAGACTGGCGGGGCTGGTGATAAGCAGCGGACCTCAGGAAAAGCAGCCCTTCATGGTCGCCTTCTTCAGAGCCAACGAGGTGCGCTTCCGCAGCATTCGCTCCGCCCATGGCCACAAGGGGCGCCAGTCCAACCGCTCTAAACCCCAGAGGACTGTCCAAGATGCACTGAAGGCAGTGGAGGCTGCAACAG gtaACCTTGGCTTGTCCAAAGAGGGATGTAAAAAGCACGAGCTGTATGTCAGCTTCAGAGATTTGGGATGGCAG GACTGGATCATAGCACCAGAGGGTTACGCAGCGTACTACTGCGAGGGAGAATGCGCCTTCCCCCTCAACTCCTACATGAATGCCACCAATCACGCTATTGTGCAAACTCTG GTGCACTTCATCAACCCGGAGACGGTGCCAAAGCCCTGCTGTGCCCCCACCCAGCTCCACGGCATCTCCGTGCTCTACTTTGACGACAGCTCCAACGTCATCCTCAAGAAGTATCGCAACATGGTGGTCAGAGCCTGCGGCTGCCATTGA
- the LOC119021694 gene encoding uncharacterized protein LOC119021694, which translates to MSLTPNPALVPDRDNLPLKKRDQRPSSPPPPPQHQQQQQQQQQQGDAVTFKAPYPYKSHSEFKTKHTGPFQPVPKRVPALYQPWTHTSSRSKPQVVSAFREHHGWAEWREFNPLHPGWDFSHHYQHHGHLSGTPALHPGHPHHPSRFSTVSLVNEGFQRVGGGYGWEQLKTLRDRSLITERQSNCRNKGPYVRRRDRKVEYYPRVEKASPPSLSKCLPHSPHVDVTLQHDVLHKSTKAVKHPASGHSFIRVSPDANVNNTCTSMREDTSKSSTLTPSSSSSPNHFPWLLPHFVAGSLIELRDGRLRRVEHLQTEDFLLGSLACPDLRLSCCTVQSISPSAASSSISRLLILLHDQQTQELVDVYVEYPFFVRGQGWSSCSPQRTARLCGLQCRQLSVGDVCLALTPVTAPLPPPSATAEPKTSPRKSGGGCESLKAEQPQAPPGPERPDGGQKKEKEVARRRHYSAPELRGPGTNCM; encoded by the exons ATGAGCCTCACACCGAACCCAGCTCTCGTCCCAGACCGGGACAACCTCCCACTCAAAAAGAGGGACCAAAGACCGagctcaccaccaccaccaccacagcaccagcagcagcagcagcaacagcagcagcagggtgatgCTGTGACGTTCAAGGCGCCCTACCCTTACAAGAGCCATAGCGAGtttaagacaaaacacacaggtcCTTTCCAGCCCGTACCCAAACGGGTTCCTGCACTGTACCAGCCCTGGACTCACACATCCAGCAGGTCCAAACCTCAGGTCGTCTCTGCGTTCAGGGAGCATCATGGCTGGGCAGAGTGGAGAGAGTTCAACCCCCTGCACCCTGGATGGGACTTTTCTCACCACTATCAGCACCATGGCCACCTGTCTGGAACACCTGCGCTCCACCCAGGACACCCGCACCACCCTTCCAGATTCAGCACCGTCTCCCTGGTCAATGAGGGTTTCCAAAGGGTGGGTGGAGGCTACGGCTGGGAGCAGCTCAAGACATTAAGGGACAGAAGTTTGatcacagagaggcagagcaaTTGCAGGAATAAAGGACCATATGTGAGGAGAAGGGACAGAAAGGTTGAGTATTATCCCAGGGTTGAAAAAGCAAGTCCTCCATCGTTGAGCAAATGCCTACCTCACTCTCCACATGTGGACGTTACACTGCAACATGATGTGTTGCATAAATCAACCAAGGCTGTCAAACATCCTGCTTCTGGACATTCCTTCATAAGAGTTTCCCCTGATGCTAACGTAAACAACACATGCACCTCCATGAGGGAGGACACATCAAAATCCTCCACCCtcactccttcctcctcttcctcccccaaCCATTTCCCCTGGCTGCTCCCGCACTTCGTGGCAGGTTCTCTGATCGAGCTCAGAGACGGGCGGCTGAGGAGGGTGGAGCACCTGCAGACGGAGGACTTCCTGCTGGGATCACTGGCCTGTCCGGACCTGCGCCTCAGCTGCTGCACGGTGCAGAGCATCTCTCcctcagcagcctcctcctccatctcacgtctcctcatcctgctccaCGACCAGCAGACACAG GAATTGGTGGATGTCTATGTGGAGTACCCGTTCTTTGTGCGTGGGCAGGGCTGGTCCTCCTGCAGCCCTCAGAGGACTGCCCGTCTCTGTGGACTCCAGTGCCGCCAGCTCAGTGTGGGGGACGTCTGCCTGGCTCTCACCCCTGTCACAGCCCCCCTGCCGCCGCCGTCAGCCACCGCGGAGCCAAAAACTTCCCCCAGGAAGTCAGGAGGAGGGTGTGAGTCCCTAAAGGCAGAACAGCCCCAGGCTCCCCCAGGGCCAGAAAGACCGGACGGGGggcagaagaaggagaaagaggtggCCCGGAGGAGACACTACTCAGCCCCGGAGCTGAGAGGTCCAGGGACTAACTGCATGTAG